In Prunus dulcis chromosome 2, ALMONDv2, whole genome shotgun sequence, a single genomic region encodes these proteins:
- the LOC117619346 gene encoding uncharacterized protein LOC117619346: protein MATADSDSNSSNSNTTSVSMKLLVDSTRGKVLFAEASKDVVDFLFTLLSLPVGTVIRLLSKDGMVGSLGKLYESVENLDDTYLQPNLNKNMLLEPKATVAGANILPLLTNDVDSNAKKFYMCSYCSNRSISNVHGTPCPDCNHGHMSNEVTYVSPAPTVARPSEGGYVKGVVTYMVMDDLEVKPMSTISSIAMLNKFNVKEVGALEEKVVNLGMEEGLKLLKASLETSTVLTKVFLGNKKA from the exons ATGGCAACCGCCGACTCCGACTCCAACTCCTCCAACTCCAACACCACAAGTGTGAGCATGAAGCTACTGGTGGACTCAACTCGTGGCAAAGTTTTGTTTGCAGAAGCGAGCAAGGATGTCGTTGattttctcttcactctcctGTCTCTTCCTGTAGGGACAGTGATTAGGCTCCTCTCCAAAGACGGCATGGTTGGTAGCTTGGGAAAGCTTTATGAGAGTGTTGAAAATCTCGATGACACATACTTGCAACCAAATCTCAACAAGAACATGTTGCTGGAACCAAAGGCAACAGTTGCTGGTGCCAATATCCTTCCTTTGCTGACCAACGACGTTGACTCGAATGCTAAAAAATTCTACATGTGTTCATATTGCAGTAACCGCAGTATTTCCAATGTGCATGGAACCCCTTGCCCAGATTGCAATCATGGTCACATGTCCAATGAGGTGACTTATGTTTCTCCAGCACCTACTGTGGCAAGACCCAGCGAGGGAGGGTATGTCAAGGGAGTAGTGACATACATGGTCATGGATGACTTGGAGGTGAAGCCAATGTCCACCATTTCAAGCATAGCTATGCTGAACAAGTTCAATGTGAAGGAGGTTGGTGCTCTTGAAGAGAAAGTGGTTAATCTTGGCATGGAAGAG GGTTTGAAGCTGCTGAAGGCATCGTTGGAGACCAGTACAGTTCTTACAAAAGTGTTCCTGGGTAATAAGAAGGCATAA
- the LOC117619617 gene encoding 60S ribosomal protein L23a, whose amino-acid sequence MAPAKADNTKKSDPKAQALKTAKAVKSGPSFKKKAKKIRTSVTFHRPRTLKKERNPKYPRISAPPRNKLDHYQILKYPLTTESAMKKIEDNNTLVFIVDIRADKKKIKDAVKKMYDIQTKKVNTLIRPDGTKKAYVRLTPDYDALDVANKIGII is encoded by the exons ATGGCTCCTGCTAAAG CTGACAACACGAAGAAGAGTGATCCAAAGGCCCAAGCCTTGAAGACTGCCAAGGCTGTGAAATCCGGCCCTAGTTTCAAGAAGAAGGCCAAGAAGATCAGGACATCAGTCACATTTCATAGGCCAAGGACATTGAAGAAGGAAAGGAACCCCAAGTATCCCCGCATTAGTGCACCACCAAGAAACAAGTTGGACCATTATCAAATTTTAAAGTATCCATTGACTACTGAGTCTGCAATGAAGAAGATTGAGGACAACAACACACTTGTTTTCATTGTTGACATCCGAGCTGATAAGAAGAAGATTAAAGATGCAGTGAAGAAGATGTACGATATTCAGACCAAGAAAGTGAACACCTTGATCAG GCCCGATGGAACGAAGAAGGCATATGTTAGGTTGACACCAGACTATGATGCCTTGGATGTGGCCAACAAGATTGGGATAATCTAA
- the LOC117618366 gene encoding homeobox-leucine zipper protein HAT3-like, with protein MGLAILVVPAAVHHILHVQLGLAKAWTLGWASSHSPSAFSRPPPHASRPESTFKEHNTLNPRQKQALAKQLNLRPRQVEVWFQNRRARTKLKQTEVDCELLKRCCEKLTEDNRRLQKEVQELRALKLSPQLYMQMSPPTTLTMCPSCERVAISHLSSSAAAAASSTSPANGQTCHSGPPNVQRPIPFRRGRFPCGSILIGKRQSSRPQDNSEAMRPTR; from the exons ATGGGTCTTGCTATTCTTGTTGTTCCTGCTGCCGTTCATCATATTCTTCATGTTCAGCTAGGGCTAGCAAAGGCATGGACTTTGGGTTGGGCCAGTT CTCACAGCCCTTCAGCCTTCTCTCGTCCTCCTCCTCATGCCTCCAGGCCAGAGTCCACGTTCAAGGAGCACAACACTCTGAATCCGAGGCAAAAGCAGGCGCTGGCAAAGCAGCTGAACCTAAGACCAAGACAAGTGGAGGTTTGGTTTCAGAACAGGAGGGCAAGGACTAAGTTAAAGCAAACAGAGGTGGATTGTGAGTTGCTAAAGAGATGCTGTGAGAAACTAACAGAAGACAACAGGAGGTTGCAGAAGGAAGTGCAAGAGCTTAGAGCACTCAAGCTTTCACCACAGCTCTACATGCAAATGAGCCCTCCCACAACCCTCACCATGTGCCCTTCATGCGAGCGTGTGGCCATCTCACACTTGTCATCTTCTGCTGCTGCCGCTGCTTCCTCCACATCTCCTGCAAATGGCCAAACCTGCCATAGTGGTCCGCCCAACGTCCAGCGGCCCATCCCATTTCGAAGAGGGAGATTTCCTTGTGGATCAATTCTGATTGGGAAGAGGCAGAGCTCTCGACCTCAGGATAACTCAGAAGCTATGAGACCTACGCGCTAG
- the LOC117620048 gene encoding ABC transporter B family member 20 yields MMISRGLFGWSPPHIQPLTPVSEVSEPPESPSPYMDQSADASAQPMEQEEEMEEPEEIEPPPAAVPFSRLFTCADRLDWVLMTVGSLAAAAHGTALVVYLHYFAKIIQILWMGKNHPGDQPPPPDISEEQFQKFMDLALSIIYIATGVFAAGWIEVSCWILTGERQTAVIRSNYVQVLLNQDMSFFDTYGNNGDIVSQVLSDVLLIQSALSEKVGNYIHNMATFFSGLIIGFINCWQIAAITLATGPFIVAAGGISNIFLHRLAENIQDAYAEAASIAEQAVSYIRTLYAFTNETLAKYSYATSLQATLRYGILISLVQGLGLGFTYGLAICSCALQLWVGRFLVSQGKAHGGEIITALFAVILSGLGLNQAATNFYSFDQGRIAAFRLFEMISRSSSTVNHEGTTPVTVQGNIEFRNVYFSYLSRPEIPILSGFYLTVPAKKAVALVGRNGSGKSSIIPLMERFYDPTLGEVLLDGENIKNLKLEWLRSQIGLVTQEPALLSLSIRDNIAYGRDATVDQIEEAAKIAHAHTFITSLEGSYDTQVGRAGLALTEEQKIKLSIARAVLLNPSILLLDEVTGGLDFEAERAVQEALDLLMLGRSTIIIARRLSLIRNADYIAVMEEGQLVEMGTHDELLTLDGLYAELLKCEEAAKLPRRMPLRNYKETATFQIEKDSSASHSFQEPSSPKMMKSPSLQRASGMFRMGDGNFNSEESPNARSPPAEKMLENGQPLDSADKEPSIKRQDSFEMRLPELPKIDVQSVNQQTLNGSDPESPVSPLLTSDPKNERSHSQTFSRPHSHSDDFPMKLKEEKSTHQKKAPSFWRLAQLSFAEWLYAVLGSIGAAIFGSFNPLLAYVIALIVTAYYRGDEGHHLSQEVDKWCLIIACMGIVTVVANFLQHFYFGIMGEKMTERVRRMMFSAMLRNEAGWFDEEENSADTLSMRLANDATFVRAAFSNRLSIFIQDSAAIIVAVLIGMLLQWRLALVALATLPILTISAIAQKLWLAGFSRGIQEMHRKASLVLEDAVRNIYTVVAFCAGNKVMELYRLQLKKIFKQSFFHGMAIGFAFGFSQFLLFACNALLLWYTAISVRNKYMDLPTAIKEYMVFSFATFALVEPFGLAPYILKRRKSLISVFEIIDRVPKIEPDENSAMKPPNVYGSIELKNVDFCYPTRPELLVLSNFSLKVNGGQTVAVVGVSGSGKSTIISLIERFYDPVAGQVLLDGRDLKVYNLRWLRNHLGLVQQEPIIFSTTIRENIIYARHNASEAEMKEAARIANAHHFISSLPHGYDTHVGMRGVDLTPGQKQRIAIARVVLKNAPILLLDEASSSIESESSRVVQEALDTLIMGNKTTILIAHRAAMMRHVDNIVVLNGGRIVEEGSHDSLMAKNGLYVRLMQPHFGKGLRQHRLV; encoded by the exons ATGATGATCTCTCGGGGGCTGTTCGGGTGGTCGCCCCCGCACATACAGCCCTTGACGCCGGTCTCCGAGGTGTCCGAGCCGCCCGAGTCGCCGTCGCCGTACATGGACCAGAGTGCCGACGCGTCAGCCCAGCCGATGGAGCAGGAGGAGGAGATGGAGGAGCCGGAGGAGATCGAGCCGCCGCCGGCCGCCGTGCCCTTCTCGCGGCTCTTCACCTGCGCGGACCGCCTCGATTGGGTTCTCATGACCGTTGGATCGCTCGCCGCCGCGGCTCACGGGACGGCTCTCGTGGTGTACTTGCACTACTTCGCGAAAATAATTCAGATACTCTGGATGGGCAAAAACCACCCAGGCGACCAGCCGCCGCCGCCTGATATTAGCGAGGAGCAGTTCCAGAAGTTTATGGAT CTTGCTTTATCCATCATTTATATTGCCACAGGCGTTTTTGCTGCTGGCTGGATTG AGGTCTCATGCTGGATTCTGACGGGAGAAAGGCAGACTGCTGTCATCAGGTCAAACTATGTTCAAGTATTACTTAATCAGGATATGAGTTTTTTTGATACCTACGGAAACAACGGGGACATTGTGAGCCAAGTATTGAGTGATGTGCTGCTCATTCAGTCTGCTCTTAGTGAAAAA GTTGGGAACTATATTCATAACATGGCTACATTTTTCAGTGGTCTCATTATTGGATTCATCAACTGTTGGCAGATTGCGGCAATAACATTGGCCACTGGCCCATTTATTGTTGCTGCTGGAGGAATATCAAACATATTTCTCCATAGGCTTGCTGAGAATATTCAAGATGCATACGCTGAAGCAGCTAGCATTGCAGAACag GCAGTCTCTTACATTAGGACGTTATATGCATTTACAAACGAAACATTAGCCAAGTATTCGTATGCAACATCACTGCAAGCAACTCTCAGATATGGCATATTGATAAGCCTTGTGCAAGGACTTGGACTTGGATTTACTTATGGTCTTGCCATTTGTTCTTGTGCCTTGCAACTGTGGGTTGGAAGGTTCCTGGTTTCGCAAGGGAAAGCTCatggtggtgaaattataaCAGCCCTTTTTGCTGTAATATTAAGTGGCCT TGGTCTGAATCAAGCGGCAACAAACTTCTACTCATTTGATCAAGGTCGAATTGCTGCATTTAGACTTTTTGAGATGATAAGTCGATCATCCTCTACCGTTAATCATGAGGGAACTACCCCAGTAACCGTGCAAGGAAATATTGAGTTTCGGAATGTATATTTCAGTTATCTATCTCGTCCTGAGATCCCCATTTTGAGTGGTTTTTACCTCACTGTACCTGCTAAGAAAGCCGTGGCACTCGTCGGCAGGAATGGTTCTGGAAAGAGCAGTATTATCCCCCTCATGGAGCGGTTTTATGATCCTACATTAG GAGAAGTTCTTTTGGACGGAGAAAACATAAAGAACCTGAAACTGGAGTGGCTTAGAAGTCAGATAGGGCTAGTCACGCAGGAGCCTGCCTTGCTGAGTCTGAGTATAAGAGATAATATTGCTTATGGCCGGGATGCTACAGTGGATCAAATTGAAGAAGCTGCTAAAATAGCGCATGCGCATACATTTATTACCTCACTTGAGGGATCATATGATACACAG GTGGGAAGAGCAGGCTTAGCATTGACGGAagagcaaaaaataaaactttcaATTGCCAGAGCTGTGCTGCTAAACCCGTCCATTCTTTTGCTTGATGAAGTCACTGGAGGACTTGATTTTGAGGCTGAAAGAGCTGTTCAAGAAGCTCTAGATCTCCTCATGTTGGGGCGTTCAACTATAATTATAGCTCGGCGGCTTAGTCTTATAAGGAACGCTGATTATATAGCTGTGATGGAGGAAGGCCAACTAGTTGAGATGGGTACGCATGATGAGTTACTAACTCTGGATGGCCTATATGCGGAGCTTCTCAAATGTGAAGAGGCTGCAAAACTTCCTAGGAG GATGCCATTGAGGAACTACAAGGAGACTGCAACCTTCCAAATTGAAAAGGATTCTTCGGCAAGTCATAGCTTCCAAGAACCATCATCTCCAAAAATGATGAAATCACCCTCGCTTCAGAGAGCTAGTGGCATGTTCCGGATGGGAGATGGCAATTTTAACTCAGAGGAGTCACCAAACGCTAGGAGTCCTCCAGCAGAGAAAATGTTGGAAAATGGTCAGCCCTTGGATTCAGCAGATAAGGAACCATCAATAAAAAGGCAGGATAGTTTTGAAATGAGACTACCTGAGTTACCCAAGATTGATGTCCAGTCTGTAAATCAACAGACATTGAATGGTTCGGACCCTGAATCCCCCGTTTCACCCCTTTTGACATCTGATCCGAAAAATGAGCGTTCCCATTCTCAAACCTTTAGCCGTCCACATAGCCATTCGGATGATTTTCCCATGAaattgaaggaagaaaaaagcacACATCAAAAGAAGGCACCATCATTTTGGAGGCTTGCACAGCTTAGTTTTGCAGAGTGGCTTTATGCTGTGTTAGGAAGCATTGGTGCTGCTATCTTTGGTTCCTTTAATCCTCTTCTCGCTTATGTTATTGCACTGATAGTAACAGCATATTACAGAGGTGATGAAGGTCATCACTTGAGTCAGGAAGTAGACAAATGGTGCTTGATCATTGCTTGCATGGGTATAGTGACAGTCGTTGCCAATTTCTTGCAGCATTTCTACTTTGGTATTATGGGGGAGAAAATGACAGAACGAGTTCGTAGAATGATGTTCTCAG CAATGCTGCGCAATGAAGCTGGATggtttgatgaagaagagaaCAGTGCCGATACCTTATCCATGCGCTTGGCAAATGATGCTACATTTGTACGAGCTGCTTTTAGCAATCGGCTTTCAATATTTATACAGGATAGTGCTGCTATTATTGTGGCTGTTCTCATTGGGATGTTGCTACAATGGCGATTAGCACTAGTGGCTTTGGCAACTCTACCAATTCTCACTATTTCTGCCATTGCACAG AAATTATGGCTTGCTGGTTTCTCAAGGGGAATTCAGGAGATGCACAGGAAGGCATCTTTGGTTCTCGAGGATGCAGTTAGAAACATTTACACTGTTGTAGCATTCTGTGCTGGTAACAAGGTAATGGAGCTGTACAGATTGCAgctaaagaaaatatttaagcAGAGTTTCTTTCATGGAATGGCCATTGGCTTTGCGTTTGGCTTTTCGCAGTTCCTTCTTTTTGCCTGTAACGCCCTTCTTCTCTGGTACACTGCAATCTCTGTGAGAAATAAGTATATGGATCTACCTACTGCTATCAAGGAGTACatggttttctcttttgctaCATTCGCACTGGTAGAGCCTTTTGGGTTGGCTCCTTACATACTAAAACGCCGTAAATCTCTCATTTCAGTATTTGAAATCATTGATCGGGTGCCAAAGATTGAGCCAGATGAAAACTCGGCAATGAAACCACCTAATGTTTATGGAAGCATTGAGTTGAAAAATGTTGACTTCTGTTATCCAACTCGCCCAGAACTGTTGGTACTGAGCAATTTCAGTCTCAAAGTAAACGGAGGGCAAACTGTAGCTGTGGTGGGAGTTTCAGGATCAGGAAAGAGCACTATAATTTCTTTGATTGAGAGATTTTATGATCCAGTTGCTGGCCAAGTCTTACTGGATGGCCGAGATCTGAAAGTTTATAATTTGAGATGGTTGAGGAACCACCTAGGTCTTGTTCAGCAGGAGCCCATCATTTTCTCCACAACAATCAgggaaaatataatatatgcaaGGCACAATGCTAGCGAAGCTGAGATGAAAGAGGCTGCAAGAATAGCAAATGCTCACCATTTCATCAGCAGCTTGCCTCATGGTTATGACACGCATGTGGGGATGAGAGGTGTTGACCTGACCCCAGGACAGAAACAGAGAATTGCAATTGCTCGTGTCGTGCTAAAGAATGCTCCCATCTTGTTATTGGATGAAGCAAGCTCGTCCATTGAATCCGAGTCAAGCCGAGTGGTGCAGGAGGCTCTTGATACATTAATCATGGGGAACAAAACAACCATTTTGATAGCCCATAGAGCTGCAATGATGAGGCATGTTGATAACATTGTAGTTCTCAATGGAGGGAGAATTGTGGAAGAAGGGTCCCATGATTCTTTAATGGCAAAGAATGGTCTCTATGTCCGTTTGATGCAACCGCACTTTGGCAAGGGTTTGCGTCAACACCGACTTGTTTAG
- the LOC117619279 gene encoding uncharacterized protein LOC117619279, with product MATADSDSNSSNSNTTSVSMKLLVDSTRGKVLFAEASKDVVDFLFTLLSLPVGTVIRLLSKDGMVGSLGKLYESVENLDDTYLQTNLNKNMLLEPKATVAGANILPLLTNDVDSNAKKFYMCSYCSNRSISDVCGTVCPNCNDEYMSKEVTYVSPAPTVARPSEGGYVKGVVTYMVMDDLEVKPMSTISSIAMLNKFNVKEVGALEEKVVNLGMEEGLKLLKASLETSTVLTKVFLGNKKA from the exons ATGGCAACCGCCGACTCCGACTCCAACTCCTCCAACTCCAACACCACAAGTGTGAGCATGAAGCTACTGGTGGATTCAACTCGTGGCAAAGTTTTGTTTGCAGAAGCGAGCAAGGATGTCGTTGattttctcttcactctcctGTCTCTTCCTGTAGGGACAGTGATTAGGCTCCTCTCCAAAGACGGCATGGTTGGTAGCTTGGGAAAGCTTTATGAGAGTGTTGAAAATCTCGATGACACATACTTGCAAACAAATCTCAACAAGAACATGTTGCTGGAACCAAAGGCAACAGTTGCTGGTGCCAATATCCTTCCTTTGCTGACCAACGACGTTGACTCGAATGCTAAAAAATTCTACATGTGTTCATATTGCAGTAACCGCAGTATTTCCGATGTGTGTGGAACCGTTTGCCCAAATTGCAATGATGAGTACATGTCCAAAGAGGTGACTTATGTTTCTCCAGCACCTACCGTGGCAAGACCCAGCGAGGGAGGGTATGTCAAGGGAGTAGTGACATACATGGTCATGGATGACTTGGAGGTGAAGCCAATGTCCACCATTTCAAGCATAGCTATGCTGAACAAGTTCAATGTGAAGGAGGTTGGTGCTCTTGAAGAGAAAGTGGTTAATCTTGGCATGGAAGAG GGTTTGAAGCTGCTGAAGGCATCGTTGGAGACCAGTACAGTTCTTACAAAAGTGTTCCTGGGTAATAAGAAGGCATAA
- the LOC117620050 gene encoding photosynthetic NDH subunit of lumenal location 1, chloroplastic, translating into MAISSSLSLSWVSTTIPDKFQLTLPNHNNELPRATTTAYFSSKNITCSAEPASIDESHCKRRPLLLGVGALTTSLLQASSLFAEEIPEKYRAFVDKVDGYSYYYPYDWRDFEFRAHDSAFKDRYMQLHNVRVRFLPTNKTDIHELGPMEEVVSDLVRYKLASPNQYATIFGMQERNIDGKNYYTVEYGLQTPNFATNSFATVAIGNGRFYTLIVVANERRWKRYRNQLKVVADSFRMLDI; encoded by the exons ATGGCAATTTCGTCATCTCTCTCACTGAGCTGGGTCTCCACTACCATTCCTGACAAG TTTCAATTAACTCTGCCTAATCACAACAATGAGTTGCCACGAGCTACCACCACTGcttatttttcttccaaaaacATCACATGCTCAGCAGAGCCAGCCTCCATTGATGAAA GCCATTGCAAGAGAAGGCCGCTACTCTTAGGAGTGGGAGCACTAACTACAAGTCTACTTCAAGCAAGCTCCCTCTTTGCTGAAG AAATACCGGAAAAGTACAGAGCTTTTGTTGACAAAGTAGATGGGTATTCTTATTACTACCCCTATGATTGGAGG GATTTTGAGTTCAGGGCACATGACTCTGCCTTCAAGGACAGATATATGCAACTGCATAATGTTAGAGTGAGATTTTTACCAACAAATAAAACAGACATTCACGAATTGGGTCCAATGGAAGAG GTTGTTTCCGATTTGGTTAGATATAAACTTGCTTCACCCAACCAGTATGCAACTATATTTGGCATGCAGGAG AGAAACATAGATGGGAAAAACTATTACACCGTCGAGTATGGACTTCAAACTCCAAACTTTGCTACCAATTCCTTTGCAACCGTAGCCATTGGAAATG GGAGATTTTACACCCTGATTGTGGTAGCAAATGAAAGGCGGTGGAAAAGATACCGCAACCAGCTTAAAGTGGTAGCAGACTCTTTCAGGATGCTTGACATCTAA
- the LOC117620049 gene encoding receptor-like protein kinase THESEUS 1: MGCLNGISLICIVLCVSSIPSVVFVYASFVPQDQFFIDCGGSKAMEFGDGRVFQPDSGNPYVTLSSQGHTAVSDHETSLSSHSNLYTSAQVFRETSSYTVNTKQIGRHWLRLHFYPFENPKFNLKSAVFSVVANGITLLHGFSFSEVGKTSHLVKEYVFEVDGTSSKKLVLTLSPWNGSIAFINGIEVVSVPAGQFPSTEVMPVPLGPAVDVPKHVTFETAYRINMGGQHITPKNDSLWRTWDPDHAFLVNAAAARNVTANPSRIKYSDGVSVEIAPNWVYATAQEMADAEVSNQKFNISWAFEVEHGFSYLIRLHFCDFVSVALNRLVFNVYINQQSALDYFDISSRTMALSAAYFIDFVTNISMGSNRILVQVGPPMLRDLPSNAILNGLEIMKMSNHRDSLHANLPGNHKMDTRSPAGKKKWMLLAISSSAAGFVVLVLMSAAFYLYWRKIHQKKLKPQCSAWMSLPSHLGISDSKVSICSYDSTAHSLSLGRILAFSEVREATKNFDKSLVLGVGGFGKVYRGVLENGTVVAVKRGNPRSQQGLTEFRTEIDMLSKLRHRHLVSLIGYCEELNEMILVYEYMAKGPLRNHLYGSNLSPLSWKHRLEICIGAAKGLHYLHTGAAESIIHRDVKTTNILLDESLTAKVADFGLSKLGPTLDQTHVSTAVKGSFGYLDPDYYRRQQLTEKSDVYSFGVVLLEVLCARPPINPALPREQVNIAEWAMSWQKKGRLEKIIDPHLGGHVNLESLRKFGETAEKCLAEYGVDRPTMGDVLWNLEYVLQLQEASIQTVSSENSANYIPYTPEWLPQMSDQESDATSSAVFSELLDPRGR, from the coding sequence ATGGGTTGTCTAAATGGGATTTCCTTGATTTGCATTGTTCTTTGTGTTTCATCAATCCCATCAGTTGTATTTGTATATGCTTCTTTTGTTCCTCAAGATCAATTCTTCATTGATTGTGGGGGAAGCAAGGCAATGGAGTTTGGGGATGGCAGGGTTTTTCAGCCTGATTCTGGGAACCCATATGTTACTTTATCTTCACAAGGCCACACTGCAGTTTCAGATCATGAAACCAGTTTGTCAAGCCACTCAAATCTCTATACTTCTGCCCAGGTTTTTAGAGAAACTTCATCTTATACCGTTAACACTAAGCAGATTGGTCGTCATTGGCTTAGATTGCATTTTTACCCTTTTGAGAACCCAAAGTTCAATTTGAAATCTGCAGTCTTCTCTGTTGTGGCTAATGGAATTACACTGCTtcatgggttttctttttcggaAGTTGGCAAAACCTCTCATCTAGTGAAGGAATATGTTTTTGAAGTCGATGGAACAAGTTCTAAGAAACTGGTTCTTACATTGTCACCTTGGAATGGTTCAATTGCATTCATCAATGGGATAGAGGTTGTTTCTGTGCCTGCTGGGCAATTCCCAAGTACCGAAGTAATGCCTGTTCCATTGGGGCCTGCAGTTGATGTTCCTAAACATGTCACTTTCGAGACGGCTTATAGGATAAACATGGGAGGTCAACATATAACCCCCAAGAATGACTCACTGTGGAGGACATGGGATCCAGACCATGCTTTTCTTGTCAATGCTGCTGCGGCCCGGAACGTTACAGCCAATCCCAGCAGAATCAAATACTCTGATGGAGTTTCAGTTGAAATTGCACCAAATTGGGTTTATGCCACAGCTCAAGAGATGGCGGATGCAGAGGTCAGCAATCAGAAATTTAACATTTCATGGGCATTTGAAGTTGAGCATGGCTTCAGCTATCTTATCAGATTGCATTTTTGTGACTTTGTAAGTGTAGCTCTCAATCGTTTGGTTTTCAATGTGTATATCAACCAACAATCTGCTCTAGACTATTTTGATATCTCAAGCAGGACAATGGCATTATCAGCAGCTTACTTCATAGACTTTGTGACAAATATTTCGATGGGCTCAAATCGGATTTTGGTGCAAGTAGGTCCTCCTATGTTAAGAGACCTCCCATCCAATGCAATCTTGAATGGTTTGGAGATTATGAAAATGAGCAATCATAGAGACAGCCTTCATGCGAATCTTCCAGGGAATCATAAAATGGACACAAGATCACCTGCAGGCAAGAAAAAGTGGATGCTGcttgcaatttcttcttcagcaGCAGGGTTTGTAGTTTTGGTGCTCATGTCAGCTGCCTTCTATTTGTATTGGCGTAAAATCCATCAAAAGAAGCTGAAGCCTCAATGCTCAGCCTGGATGTCATTACCTAGCCATTTGGGGATTTCTGATTCAAAAGTTTCCATTTGCAGTTATGATTCCACAGCACATTCTCTTAGTTTAGGCCGCATTCTGGCTTTCTCGGAGGTTCGTGAAGCAACGAAGAACTTTGACAAGAGCTTGGTTTTGGGAGTGGGGGGATTTGGAAAGGTTTACAGGGGAGTGCTAGAAAATGGGACTGTGGTTGCAGTGAAGCGCGGAAATCCAAGGTCACAACAGGGACTTACTGAATTCAGGACAGAAATTGACATGCTATCAAAGCTCAGGCACAGGCATTTGGTTTCTCTGATAGGCTACTGTGAGGAACTCAATGAGATGATCCTTGTTTATGAGTACATGGCCAAGGGTCCTCTGCGAAATCACTTGTATGGTTCGAATCTTTCTCCGCTTTCTTGGAAACATAGGCTTGAAATTTGCATTGGAGCTGCAAAAGGCTTGCATTACCTTCACACAGGAGCAGCAGAGAGCATAATTCACCGCGATGTTAAAACAACCAACATACTTCTTGATGAAAGCCTCACTGCAAAAGTGGCTGATTTTGGATTGTCAAAGCTAGGCCCTACATTGGATCAAACACATGTAAGCACTGCAGTGAAGGGTAGCTTTGGTTACCTTGATCCGGATTACTATCGTCGACAGCAGCTCACGGAGAAGTCAGATGTGTATTCTTTTGGAGTAGTTCTGTTAGAGGTCTTATGTGCTAGGCCACCTATAAACCCTGCCCTCCCTAGAGAACAGGTTAATATAGCAGAATGGGCTATGAGTTGGCAAAAGAAGGGAAGACTAGAAAAGATTATAGACCCCCATCTTGGAGGACATGTCAATCTTGAATCTCTTAGAAAATTTGGTGAAACAGCAGAGAAGTGCCTGGCTGAATATGGAGTTGATAGGCCAACAATGGGAGATGTTCTGTGGAATTTGGAGTATGTTCTTCAACTACAAGAGGCTTCTATACAAACTGTTTCATCTGAGAACAGTGCAAATTACATCCCATACACGCCAGAATGGCTCCCCCAAATGAGTGATCAAGAATCTGATGCAACATCAAGTGCTGTGTTTTCTGAGTTGTTGGATCCAAGAGGAAGATAA
- the LOC117619217 gene encoding psbP-like protein 1, chloroplastic, with the protein MATLQNSPSLHRTLVLNSFTKLHKQSTFHCCRRSNSFLVRAEQTPASSTCSPSQDRSGRRQVLTAGTIASWVFLTNQHSVSFAAENKKGFLPVTDKTDGYEFVYPFGWQEVTVEGQDKVFKDVIEPLETVSVNVFPTVKQDIKEFGSPQQVAETLIKKVLAPPTQKTKLIEAVEHEIDGKTYYTFEFVAKAPNYTRHALSKISIGNGKFFTLTIGANERRWGKMKDKLHTVVDSFKIFKV; encoded by the exons ATGGCGACCCTGCAGAACTCACCTTCCCTCCACAGGACCCTTGTGCTCAACTCTTTCACTAag TTGCATAAGCAAAGCACATTCCATTGCTGTAGAAGAAGCAATTCGTTCTTGGTAAGAGCAGAGCAAACTCCGGCATCTTCAACATGCTCTCCTTCTCAAG ATAGATCTGGGAGACGCCAAGTACTAACTGCAGGGACAATTGCTTCTTGGGTTTTTCTAACTAATCAACATTCTGTGTCAT TTGctgcagaaaataaaaagggatttCTGCCAGTCACGGACAAGACAGACGGGTACGAATTTGTTTATCCCTTTGGGTGGCAG GAAGTAACCGTTGAAGGTCAAGACAAGGTCTTCAAGGATGTCATTGAGCCATTAGAGACTGTAAGTGTGAATGTCTTCCCAACCGTCAAGCAAGACATTAAGGAATTCGGGTCACCACAACAG GTGGCTGAAACTTTAATCAAGAAGGTTCTGGCTCCTCCTACccagaaaacaaaactgaTTGAGGCAGTAGAG CATGAAATTGATGGGAAAACATATTACACTTTCGAGTTCGTTGCGAAGGCTCCAAACTATACTCGCCACGCTCTCAGCAAGATATCTATTGGCAATG GCAAGTTCTTCACTTTGACCATTGGGGCCAATGAGAGGAGGTGGGGTAAGATGAAAGACAAATTACACACCGTCGTTGATTCTTTCAAAATCTTCAAAGTCTGA